Proteins encoded by one window of Branchiostoma floridae strain S238N-H82 chromosome 6, Bfl_VNyyK, whole genome shotgun sequence:
- the LOC118418515 gene encoding protein N-lysine methyltransferase METTL21A-like isoform X2 encodes MDNPAPEPENFRKVKHTNQLETYFYPGLFMDEHMNYTWKDINIGHVQVKVHGRHGSESATYAETGQVVWPASEMLSHYLLHHSHLVQSRSVLELGAGVGLPGLVAAKLTKEPSSVVLTDQSEVVLELLQKNTEANFTGDTDGPKCALLDWGVDLEEFKKTHGTFDLIIGADIIYWMEQEGMAEPLFQTVSMLLSKKADAMFLLCHHVRSAEMVQSIRDIASKFNLLCAEVGKDDLPAACSDILSNVPLQLLTFTPKDADIII; translated from the exons ATGGACAACCCAGCTCCAGAACCAGAAAACTTTAGAAAAGTTAAACATACGAACCAGTTGGAAACATACTTTTACCCAGGACTCTTTATGGATGAACATATGAA TTACACCTGGAAGGACATCAATATTGGACATGTACAGGTGAAGGTGCATGGTCGTCATGGCAGCGAATCAG CCACTTATGCAGAGACTGGACAGGTTGTGTGGCCAGCATCTGAG ATGTTGTCGCACTACCTGCTGCACCATTCCCACCTGGTCCAGTCCAGGTCTGTTCTGGAGCTGGGGGCAGGGGTCGGACTGCCCGGCCTGGtggccgccaaactgaccaaagAACCCTCGTCAGTGGTGCTGACCGACCAATCAGAGGTGGTGTTGGAACTGCTGCAGAAGAATACGGAGGCCAACTTTACTGGTGACACCG ACGGTCCTAAATGTGCCCTTCTGGACTGGGGTGTTGACCTTGAGGAGTTTAAAAAGACCCATGGTACCTTTGACCTCATTATCGGGGCTGATATAATCTACTGGATGGAGCAGGAGGGTATGGCAGAGCCACTGTTCCAGACCGTCAGCATGCTGCTGTCTAAAAAG GCAGACGCCATGTTCCTGCTGTGCCACCATGTCAGGTCAGCTGAGATGGTCCAGAGTATCCGAGACATAGCCAGCAAGTTTAACCTGCTGTGTGCCGAGGTCGGCAAGGATGACCTGCCCGCAGCCTGCTCAGACATCCTCAGTAATGTCCCCCTGCAACTTTTAACCTTTACTCCTAAAGATGCGGACATCATCATTTAG
- the LOC118418522 gene encoding thiosulfate sulfurtransferase-like isoform X2, which translates to MRIVSALVTVPWLAERLASPALSPLPLRVLQCIRNSRQESAHIPGAVFFNLQECSDKSSQYRNMLPPAQQFESYVGDLGVDNNTHVVVYDGMDRGLFSAARVWWMFRVFGHPKVSVLNGGLVKWCELGHPVTEEIPQVEKAKFSATYNPSLVRDFDFVEKNLTQKSVQMVDSRSANVFNGEADPSSKPDVGHMPGAINVPLGRIVDYETKIVKSPEKLQEMFTASGVDLARPLVATCGSGVTACGVALAAHLCGKEDVPVYDGSWSEWSKRAPPENIICGTHEKQG; encoded by the exons ATGAGGATCGTATCAGCTCTGGTGACCGTCCCGTGGTTAGCTGAGCGGCTTGCGAGTCCGGCGCTATCACCCCTTCCACTAAGGGTACTGCAGTGTATACGTAACTCCAGACAAGAATCTGCGCACATCCCAGGAGCGGTATTCTTTAACTTACAG GAATGTTCGGACAAGTCCAGTCAGTACAGAAACATGCTGCCCCCGGCACAACAGTTCGAGTCGTACGTGGGAGACCTGGGCGTGGATAACAACACGCACGTGGTGGTGTATGACGGCATGGACAGGGGTCTGTTCTCCGCCGCCAGGGTCTGGTGGATGTTCCGGGTCTTCGGACATCCCAAGGTGTCCGTACTGAACGGAGGGCTGGTCAAGTGGTGCGAGTTGGGCCATCCTGTCACTGAAGAGATTCCACAG GTTGAGAAAGCCAAGTTCAGTGCCACGTACAACCCCTCCTTGGTACGAGACTTCGACTTCGTGGAAAAGAACCTCACACAGAAGTCTGTTCAGATGGTAGATTCTCGGTCAGCCAATGTTTTTAACGGAGAGGCAGATCCTTCCTCAAAGCCAG ATGTAGGCCACATGCCAGGTGCCATTAACGTTCCCCTGGGAAGAATCGTAGACTACGAGACCAAGATCGTGAAGTCCCCCGAGAAGCTGCAGGAGATGTTCACGGCGTCAGGTGTGGACCTTGCCCGCCCGCTGGTGGCGACGTGCGGCTCGGGTGTGACGGCGTGCGGGGTCGCGCTGGCGGCGCACCTGTGTGGAAAGGAGGACGTCCCCGTGTATGACGGCTCCTGGAGCGAGTGGTCCAAGAGGGCTCCGCCGGAAAATATAATCTGTGGGACGCACGAAAAACAGGGATAG
- the LOC118418515 gene encoding methyltransferase-like protein 23 isoform X1 yields MDNPAPEPENFRKVKHTNQLETYFYPGLFMDEHMNYTWKDINIGHVQVKVHGRHGSESATYAETGQVVWPASEMLSHYLLHHSHLVQSRSVLELGAGVGLPGLVAAKLTKEPSSVVLTDQSEVVLELLQKNTEANFTGDTESAGCRAVNFFFFEYHCLQLWKTNDKQRSSPEPMIFNHHLGEVFNTSYKEEDGPKCALLDWGVDLEEFKKTHGTFDLIIGADIIYWMEQEGMAEPLFQTVSMLLSKKADAMFLLCHHVRSAEMVQSIRDIASKFNLLCAEVGKDDLPAACSDILSNVPLQLLTFTPKDADIII; encoded by the exons ATGGACAACCCAGCTCCAGAACCAGAAAACTTTAGAAAAGTTAAACATACGAACCAGTTGGAAACATACTTTTACCCAGGACTCTTTATGGATGAACATATGAA TTACACCTGGAAGGACATCAATATTGGACATGTACAGGTGAAGGTGCATGGTCGTCATGGCAGCGAATCAG CCACTTATGCAGAGACTGGACAGGTTGTGTGGCCAGCATCTGAG ATGTTGTCGCACTACCTGCTGCACCATTCCCACCTGGTCCAGTCCAGGTCTGTTCTGGAGCTGGGGGCAGGGGTCGGACTGCCCGGCCTGGtggccgccaaactgaccaaagAACCCTCGTCAGTGGTGCTGACCGACCAATCAGAGGTGGTGTTGGAACTGCTGCAGAAGAATACGGAGGCCAACTTTACTGGTGACACCG AATCAGCTGGATGCAGAGCTGtgaatttcttcttctttgaatatCATTGTTTGCAACTTTGGAAGACTAATGATAAGCAAAG GTCCAGCCCTGAACCAATGATTTTTAATCATCACCTTGGAGAGGTTTTCAACACAAGTTACAAGGAAGAAG ACGGTCCTAAATGTGCCCTTCTGGACTGGGGTGTTGACCTTGAGGAGTTTAAAAAGACCCATGGTACCTTTGACCTCATTATCGGGGCTGATATAATCTACTGGATGGAGCAGGAGGGTATGGCAGAGCCACTGTTCCAGACCGTCAGCATGCTGCTGTCTAAAAAG GCAGACGCCATGTTCCTGCTGTGCCACCATGTCAGGTCAGCTGAGATGGTCCAGAGTATCCGAGACATAGCCAGCAAGTTTAACCTGCTGTGTGCCGAGGTCGGCAAGGATGACCTGCCCGCAGCCTGCTCAGACATCCTCAGTAATGTCCCCCTGCAACTTTTAACCTTTACTCCTAAAGATGCGGACATCATCATTTAG
- the LOC118418522 gene encoding 3-mercaptopyruvate sulfurtransferase-like isoform X1, giving the protein MRIVSALVNVSWLAERLSSPALSPLPIRVLDGSYYLPKHNRDQRAEYRQKHIPGALFFDIQECSDKSSQYRNMLPPAQQFESYVGDLGVDNNTHVVVYDGMDRGLFSAARVWWMFRVFGHPKVSVLNGGLVKWCELGHPVTEEIPQVEKAKFSATYNPSLVRDFDFVEKNLTQKSVQMVDSRSANVFNGEADPSSKPDVGHMPGAINVPLGRIVDYETKIVKSPEKLQEMFTASGVDLARPLVATCGSGVTACGVALAAHLCGKEDVPVYDGSWSEWSKRAPPENIICGTHEKQG; this is encoded by the exons ATGAGGATCGTCTCGGCTTTGGTGAACGTGTCGTGGTTGGCCGAAAGACTGTCCAGTCCTGCCCTGTCGCCCCTCCCCATCCGGGTGCTGGACGGTTCCTATTACCTACCGAAACACAACCGCGACCAACGGGCGGAGTACAGACAAAAACACATCCCAGGAGCGCTCTTCTTTGACATACAG GAATGTTCGGACAAGTCCAGTCAGTACAGAAACATGCTGCCCCCGGCACAACAGTTCGAGTCGTACGTGGGAGACCTGGGCGTGGATAACAACACGCACGTGGTGGTGTATGACGGCATGGACAGGGGTCTGTTCTCCGCCGCCAGGGTCTGGTGGATGTTCCGGGTCTTCGGACATCCCAAGGTGTCCGTACTGAACGGAGGGCTGGTCAAGTGGTGCGAGTTGGGCCATCCTGTCACTGAAGAGATTCCACAG GTTGAGAAAGCCAAGTTCAGTGCCACGTACAACCCCTCCTTGGTACGAGACTTCGACTTCGTGGAAAAGAACCTCACACAGAAGTCTGTTCAGATGGTAGATTCTCGGTCAGCCAATGTTTTTAACGGAGAGGCAGATCCTTCCTCAAAGCCAG ATGTAGGCCACATGCCAGGTGCCATTAACGTTCCCCTGGGAAGAATCGTAGACTACGAGACCAAGATCGTGAAGTCCCCCGAGAAGCTGCAGGAGATGTTCACGGCGTCAGGTGTGGACCTTGCCCGCCCGCTGGTGGCGACGTGCGGCTCGGGTGTGACGGCGTGCGGGGTCGCGCTGGCGGCGCACCTGTGTGGAAAGGAGGACGTCCCCGTGTATGACGGCTCCTGGAGCGAGTGGTCCAAGAGGGCTCCGCCGGAAAATATAATCTGTGGGACGCACGAAAAACAGGGATAG
- the LOC118418517 gene encoding dehydrogenase/reductase SDR family member 1-like: MLSGKVAVVTGATRGIGKGIALQLGEAGATVYITGRTLQPTGKGTSLMECAEEIEKRGGKCIPVQCDHEKDENIKALFDRIEREQNGQLDILVNNAYKAVTGIFENEKKSFWQQDPGFWDEVNNVGLRNHYICSVYAARLMVPQKKGLIVNISSPGGLRYLFNVAYGIGKAACDRMAADCAHELRKHNVAFISLWPGAVKTEFVADLLTKSPESKSAKVFAHTETVEFSGKTIAHLAADPNIMQKSGRTLFTCLLAEEYGFTDIDGQVPVNFRTVKDLLSMRGHTWLAAWTPAFLKIPGWLLAATTHKF, from the exons ATGCTGTCAGGCAAGGTAGCAGTGGTGACAGGTGCCACCAGGGGGATAGGGAAGGGCATTGCCCTGCAGCTGGGGGAGGCAGGAGCTACAGTCTACATTACAG GCCGCACTTTACAGCCCACAGGCAAGGGGACATCACTGATGGAATGTGCAGAAGAG ATCGAGAAACGCGGAGGAAAGTGCATCCCTGTGCAGTGTGACCATGAGAAGGATGAAAACATCAAGGCGCTGTTTGATCGGATTGAGCGTGAACAGAACGGACAGCTGGACATACTGGTCAACAATGCCTATAAAGCTGTTACG GGCATCTTTGAGAATGAGAAGAAGTCATTCTGGCAGCAAGACCCAGGATTCTGGGATGAAGTGAACAATGTTGGATTAAG AAATCACTACATCTGCTCCGTGTACGCAGCCCGGTTGATGGTGCCACAGAAAAAGGGGCTCATTGTGAACATTTCCAGTCCCGGAGGACTTCGCTACCTCTTCAATGTGGCCTATGGCATTGGCAAGGCAgca TGTGACCGTATGGCAGCTGATTGTGCACATGAGCTGAGGAAGCACAACGTGGCCTTCATCTCCTTATGGCCCGGTGCAGTGAAGACTGAGTTTGTTGCAGACTTACTCACAAAAAGCCCAGAGAGCAAG AGCGCTAAAGTGTTTGCCCACACTGAGACAGTTGAGTTTTCTGGGAAGACCATAGCTCATCTGGCAGCAG ACCCAAACATAATGCAGAAGTCTGGTAGAACCCTGTTCACTTGTCTGCTGGCTGAGGAATATGGCTTTACAGACATTGATG GGCAGGTGCCCGTGAACTTCAGGACAGTGAAGGACCTGTTGTCCATGAGAGGCCACACCTGGTTGGCTGCCTGGACTCCTGCATTTCTCAAGATTCCTGGATGGCTTCTCGCTGCTACTACCCACAAGTTCTAA